Proteins co-encoded in one Metabacillus sp. KUDC1714 genomic window:
- the phnG gene encoding phosphonate C-P lyase system protein PhnG, with product MKKSRLTKILVEGRPEFLAKWAGLIEKTADVRIDRAPSTGLVMLKTRDSVSKQPFYMGEVLVTECSVAIDHHVGIGIVMGEEPNRSYQIAVVDAAINAGLGITKELLTELDMEEAYIQQRMREEAARITKTRVEFDTMEDYNAKS from the coding sequence ATGAAAAAATCGAGGTTAACGAAAATCCTCGTGGAAGGTAGACCTGAATTTCTTGCAAAATGGGCTGGCTTAATTGAAAAAACAGCAGATGTAAGGATTGATCGCGCTCCTTCTACTGGGCTAGTTATGCTAAAAACGAGGGATTCTGTTTCAAAACAGCCCTTTTATATGGGAGAGGTTCTTGTCACAGAGTGTTCGGTTGCTATTGATCATCATGTTGGAATAGGAATCGTAATGGGCGAGGAACCTAACCGCTCTTATCAAATTGCGGTCGTTGATGCGGCTATTAATGCTGGACTTGGGATTACAAAGGAATTGCTCACTGAATTGGATATGGAGGAAGCCTATATTCAGCAACGAATGAGAGAAGAAGCCGCGCGTATTACAAAGACTAGAGTCGAATTTGATACGATGGAGGATTACAATGCAAAAAGTTAA
- a CDS encoding RrF2 family transcriptional regulator translates to MRLTNYTDYSLRVLIYLASKPSDELSNIKEIAEAYNISKNHLMKVTFELGKMNVIETIRGRNGGIRLAHLPDQINIGEIVRKTEEDFHLVECFDNEQNQCVISPVCGLKHALNKALQAYFAVLDQYTLADLVNNQNSLLAYFSLNSEKE, encoded by the coding sequence ATGAGATTAACAAATTATACTGATTACTCGCTAAGAGTCTTGATATATTTAGCATCGAAACCAAGTGATGAGCTTTCAAATATTAAAGAAATAGCAGAAGCTTATAATATTTCTAAGAACCATCTTATGAAGGTTACCTTTGAGCTTGGTAAAATGAATGTTATTGAAACCATCCGTGGACGTAATGGTGGAATTAGGTTAGCCCATTTACCAGATCAAATAAACATCGGGGAAATCGTCCGTAAAACCGAAGAGGATTTTCATCTTGTTGAATGCTTTGACAATGAGCAAAACCAATGTGTGATATCACCAGTTTGCGGTTTAAAACATGCACTAAACAAAGCTCTACAAGCATACTTTGCCGTACTTGATCAATACACTTTAGCTGACTTAGTTAATAATCAAAATTCATTATTGGCTTATTTTTCTTTGAATAGTGAGAAGGAATAA
- the phnC gene encoding phosphonate ABC transporter ATP-binding protein, whose protein sequence is MTTLLEVKNVSKQYGSDTFALSDVNFSVNEGEFVSIIGPSGAGKSTLLRCINRMIDANRGDILFDNVNVQDLKKKDLRKLRTKIGMVFQHYNLVNRLSVIENVLHGRLGYKSVIGGALGFYSEGEKRQAMSLLKILGLEEQIYKRCDQLSGGQKQRVGIARALIQDPKMLLCDEPIASLDPNASKVIMDHLKNISTNMGITVLVNLHQVDVALKYSDRVIGVSNGKVVYNGSPRDISNEEIHRIYGSEAGELMMELGGKNVG, encoded by the coding sequence ATGACAACGTTACTAGAGGTAAAAAATGTATCAAAACAATATGGTAGTGATACATTTGCGTTATCAGATGTTAACTTCTCTGTTAATGAAGGAGAGTTTGTTTCCATTATTGGTCCATCTGGAGCAGGAAAGTCAACTCTCCTTCGCTGCATTAATCGCATGATTGATGCAAACAGAGGAGATATTTTATTTGATAATGTTAATGTTCAAGATTTAAAGAAAAAAGACCTTAGGAAGTTAAGGACGAAAATAGGGATGGTTTTTCAACATTATAATCTTGTTAACAGACTAAGTGTAATTGAAAATGTCCTGCATGGAAGACTTGGCTACAAATCTGTTATTGGTGGAGCTCTAGGTTTTTATAGTGAAGGCGAAAAAAGGCAGGCAATGTCCCTATTAAAGATACTAGGATTAGAAGAGCAAATTTATAAGAGATGTGATCAATTAAGTGGTGGACAAAAACAACGTGTAGGAATTGCACGTGCGCTAATACAGGACCCAAAAATGTTGCTATGCGATGAACCTATTGCATCTTTAGATCCTAATGCGTCTAAGGTTATTATGGATCATTTAAAAAACATTTCTACAAATATGGGTATTACTGTTCTCGTTAATTTGCATCAAGTAGACGTTGCTCTTAAATATTCTGATCGTGTTATTGGAGTGAGTAATGGGAAAGTGGTCTATAATGGCTCCCCAAGAGACATTTCAAATGAAGAAATCCACAGAATTTACGGCTCTGAAGCAGGAGAATTAATGATGGAACTTGGAGGAAAAAACGTTGGATAA
- a CDS encoding PhnD/SsuA/transferrin family substrate-binding protein — translation MKKALLIVIALIMSAITAACSAGGDTKASGGSDDGTLTIAWYPNESGADMKDARDVIGKVIEDATGKKVEHKTTTDYIIAIESLASGNADLAFMGAQGYIEANAKNDKVQPLVVPSGPSGTLDDAVYHSWLAVKNGNEDAYKNGDDFSIDNIVDKKFSFVSNSSTSGFKVPSDGIVTHFSEKEEYKDLTAEDLLEGGKFFSEVLYGGSHQGSAVNLLTDKADIAAFCDTCVSNYVELADGEENTPGSTYKVKADAAEPFNTVPGEEFKLISVTPVLNAPFALNTETVSEEDRQALIDAFTSDEMANNEKVFVPEDATGLFKKTDKEQFLEVEDAWFDPIRELSK, via the coding sequence ATGAAAAAGGCATTATTGATCGTTATTGCTTTAATCATGTCAGCAATAACTGCTGCTTGTTCAGCTGGAGGAGACACTAAAGCAAGTGGTGGAAGTGATGATGGTACTTTAACAATTGCGTGGTACCCAAATGAATCAGGGGCTGATATGAAAGACGCCCGTGACGTAATTGGTAAGGTAATTGAGGATGCAACTGGGAAAAAGGTAGAGCATAAAACAACGACAGATTATATTATTGCGATTGAATCATTAGCATCTGGTAATGCTGATTTAGCTTTTATGGGAGCCCAAGGATATATTGAAGCAAATGCAAAAAATGATAAAGTTCAGCCTTTAGTCGTACCAAGCGGTCCTTCTGGAACATTAGATGATGCAGTATACCATAGCTGGTTGGCAGTGAAAAATGGAAATGAAGATGCTTATAAAAATGGTGATGATTTTTCAATTGATAATATCGTAGATAAAAAGTTTTCTTTTGTATCGAATAGCTCTACTTCTGGCTTTAAAGTTCCTTCTGATGGAATCGTAACTCACTTTAGTGAAAAAGAAGAGTACAAAGACCTTACTGCAGAAGATCTTCTTGAAGGAGGAAAATTCTTTAGTGAAGTTCTTTACGGAGGATCACATCAAGGATCCGCAGTAAACTTATTAACTGATAAAGCAGATATTGCAGCTTTTTGTGATACTTGTGTAAGCAATTATGTAGAATTAGCAGATGGTGAAGAAAATACTCCAGGATCAACATATAAAGTCAAAGCTGATGCTGCAGAACCATTCAACACAGTTCCAGGTGAGGAATTTAAACTAATATCAGTAACACCAGTTTTGAATGCGCCTTTCGCATTAAATACGGAAACTGTTAGTGAGGAAGATAGACAAGCTCTAATTGATGCCTTTACTTCAGATGAAATGGCAAACAATGAGAAGGTGTTTGTACCTGAAGATGCAACTGGATTGTTCAAGAAAACCGATAAAGAGCAGTTTTTAGAAGTAGAAGATGCTTGGTTTGATCCGATTAGAGAATTATCTAAATAA
- a CDS encoding M14 family zinc carboxypeptidase, with protein MIKRIFTLFLVFFLWISHAHASTTEMYTYDRMKDQINSLAKTYQLELKTIGQSEFGRDLLAVKVGNGSNSILITGSHHGREWLTTHVIMNMIEQYASAYEENQSLYGHNLNILDQISIWFVPMVNPDGVTIQQEGIKELPLLLQDIYIDMNKGNEDFSRWKANGLGVDLNRQYPAGWERIEGSQRYAAFSHYKGQKPLEAKETLALSSFTEQVRPLASASYHTSGRLIYWYYFNEIEHLQRDHDLIEQVANKTGYEISYPPANAIGGGYTDWFIQTYKKPALTIELSFPVEETNPPLSVLEEEWQRNKEIGLIMAKYAESEVLR; from the coding sequence ATGATTAAAAGGATTTTCACATTATTTCTCGTTTTCTTTTTATGGATAAGCCATGCTCATGCCTCAACAACTGAAATGTATACATATGATCGAATGAAGGATCAAATAAACTCATTAGCTAAAACATATCAGTTGGAATTGAAAACAATTGGTCAATCTGAATTTGGAAGAGACCTTTTAGCTGTTAAGGTTGGGAATGGCTCGAACTCGATTTTGATAACTGGAAGTCATCATGGACGGGAATGGCTTACAACACATGTCATCATGAACATGATTGAACAATATGCATCTGCATATGAGGAAAACCAATCATTATATGGTCATAATCTAAATATATTGGATCAAATCTCAATTTGGTTTGTCCCTATGGTTAATCCAGATGGTGTGACGATACAGCAAGAAGGGATAAAAGAGTTACCACTTTTGTTACAAGATATATATATAGATATGAATAAAGGAAATGAGGACTTTTCTAGATGGAAAGCAAATGGCTTAGGTGTTGATCTAAACCGACAGTATCCAGCAGGGTGGGAAAGAATTGAAGGAAGCCAACGATATGCAGCCTTTTCGCATTATAAAGGTCAAAAGCCTTTAGAGGCGAAGGAAACATTGGCTCTTTCATCCTTTACTGAACAAGTTCGTCCCTTAGCATCTGCTTCGTACCATACTTCTGGTCGTTTGATTTATTGGTATTATTTTAATGAAATTGAGCATTTGCAACGTGATCATGACCTTATTGAACAGGTTGCAAATAAGACGGGATATGAAATATCATATCCACCTGCAAATGCAATTGGTGGAGGTTATACGGATTGGTTTATTCAAACTTATAAAAAACCAGCATTAACAATTGAACTAAGCTTTCCAGTAGAAGAAACAAACCCACCTCTTTCTGTTCTGGAGGAAGAGTGGCAACGAAATAAGGAAATTGGACTTATTATGGCCAAATATGCAGAGAGTGAAGTTTTGAGATGA
- a CDS encoding ABC transporter permease subunit, translating to MDNFFFKKRAQSVLVLSLLIVISYGSILITEFDVIKGLNSIPNAIIWGVTNFYPTRESLEKLPSILAKLQETILISIAAASVASVFAIVFAIFGSKTTKVNGILSTISRGIATLFRNIDVAAWAMILLFSFGQSSLTGYFALFFVSFGFLTRAFMETIDEIGVQAVEALTSTGANYTSVIIHSVIPSSIPQILSWVLFMIETNIRSATLVGILTGTGIGFSFDLFYKSLNYNAASLVVLTIIGIILTIEFISNYVRRVIL from the coding sequence TTGGATAATTTCTTTTTTAAAAAAAGAGCTCAATCAGTTCTTGTTCTGTCATTACTAATCGTTATTTCCTATGGGTCCATCTTGATTACCGAATTTGATGTAATTAAAGGATTAAATTCCATCCCAAATGCAATTATTTGGGGTGTCACGAATTTTTATCCAACCAGGGAATCCTTAGAGAAGCTCCCAAGTATTTTAGCGAAACTTCAAGAAACGATCTTAATCTCAATAGCAGCAGCTTCGGTTGCATCCGTATTTGCTATCGTGTTTGCGATTTTTGGATCAAAGACAACGAAGGTAAACGGTATCTTAAGTACAATTAGCCGCGGGATTGCTACGTTGTTTCGGAATATTGATGTGGCTGCATGGGCAATGATTTTGCTATTTTCATTTGGCCAGAGCTCATTAACAGGATATTTTGCATTATTTTTTGTTTCTTTTGGTTTTTTAACAAGAGCTTTTATGGAGACAATTGATGAAATTGGCGTTCAAGCTGTTGAGGCGTTAACTTCAACAGGTGCAAACTACACTTCAGTTATTATTCATTCTGTCATTCCTTCGAGCATCCCTCAAATCCTAAGCTGGGTATTATTTATGATCGAAACAAATATACGCAGTGCCACTTTAGTTGGGATCCTCACTGGAACAGGCATTGGTTTTTCTTTCGATTTGTTTTATAAAAGCTTAAATTATAACGCAGCAAGTTTAGTTGTACTGACAATTATTGGAATAATATTAACAATTGAATTCATTTCAAATTATGTAAGAAGGGTGATTTTATAA
- a CDS encoding DUF3889 domain-containing protein has protein sequence MKTVSLSKILFTFVVLTIIFTAGIKAYGEQNVENVDYEKWSRIALSSVKEKYPESQLIDYKYVKREEVNEEESKDIFHVKVKEKDKLFVASVDVVFNPKTGKLITVNVEKVEDAPGM, from the coding sequence ATGAAAACTGTTTCACTATCAAAGATTCTATTCACATTTGTAGTATTAACAATTATTTTCACCGCTGGAATTAAAGCATATGGGGAGCAGAATGTAGAGAATGTTGATTACGAAAAGTGGAGTCGAATTGCTCTATCATCTGTTAAAGAAAAGTACCCAGAATCACAGCTTATCGATTACAAATATGTAAAACGAGAAGAAGTAAATGAAGAAGAATCTAAGGACATTTTTCATGTGAAAGTGAAGGAAAAGGATAAGCTTTTTGTTGCAAGTGTTGACGTTGTGTTTAATCCGAAGACAGGTAAGCTTATAACAGTAAATGTTGAAAAAGTAGAAGACGCTCCTGGCATGTAG
- a CDS encoding PhnE/PtxC family ABC transporter permease produces MKVGEVSKVVHSTSSALGNINKRTKLKPINKAMITIRLTIIMLAILTIYGFLTFDYKDIKLFDGILSTLANFKVMFFEPHFVHFSFQDAIYQALVTMGLALLTTLIGAFFALILALFAAQNLSSARVSNMIKGFVAFIRAVPTVLWVLIFAVAAGLGSVAAIIGMTFHSVGYLIKAYSESFEELDEGVIEALRGSGASWWQIVFQAVIPTSLTYLVSWTFLRFEINFGVAIAMGAAAGAGGIGFDMFMASSFYLDLREVGSITYFILFFAILLEIIAQTIKSKLQVKI; encoded by the coding sequence ATGAAAGTTGGTGAAGTTAGCAAGGTAGTTCATTCTACAAGTAGTGCATTAGGTAATATAAATAAACGTACTAAGTTAAAACCGATAAATAAAGCTATGATTACGATTCGATTGACGATAATTATGCTTGCAATCTTGACAATCTATGGATTTCTTACATTTGACTATAAGGATATTAAACTCTTCGATGGAATTCTCTCTACGCTTGCAAACTTTAAGGTGATGTTCTTTGAGCCTCATTTTGTTCATTTTTCATTTCAAGATGCAATCTATCAAGCATTGGTAACAATGGGGCTGGCTTTATTAACGACATTGATAGGCGCGTTCTTTGCCCTAATCTTAGCACTGTTTGCTGCCCAGAATTTATCGTCAGCAAGAGTATCAAATATGATAAAAGGTTTTGTTGCTTTTATTAGAGCAGTTCCAACAGTATTATGGGTACTGATATTTGCTGTTGCAGCAGGGTTAGGCAGTGTAGCTGCTATTATAGGTATGACCTTTCATTCGGTAGGTTACTTAATAAAGGCTTACTCAGAATCATTTGAAGAATTAGATGAAGGTGTAATAGAAGCGTTAAGAGGAAGTGGTGCTAGCTGGTGGCAAATAGTTTTTCAGGCTGTTATTCCTACATCTCTAACATACCTAGTCTCATGGACCTTTTTACGATTTGAAATCAACTTTGGTGTCGCAATCGCAATGGGTGCAGCAGCTGGGGCAGGTGGAATTGGCTTTGATATGTTTATGGCTAGTAGCTTTTACCTTGATTTGCGTGAAGTAGGGTCTATTACGTACTTCATTTTATTCTTTGCCATCCTACTAGAAATTATAGCTCAAACAATTAAATCTAAATTGCAGGTGAAAATATAA
- the phnH gene encoding phosphonate C-P lyase system protein PhnH: MQKVNLTRFDMVHGTQRIFRKLLDCMAKPGEIESISEEIAPIEAMEGFPCSLQGIAFTLIDREVQFHVLANHSETIKRALEWKTYSKFSSILSADYIFISHPENVKNIAGFMQQIKKGTLSDPHDSATVVLCVEGISNTNIHSSSLKLTMSGPGIASNKTVYIRGLSAKWIEERNIATGEFPLGIDLILTTNEGDIMAVPRTTLLESEEL; the protein is encoded by the coding sequence ATGCAAAAAGTTAATCTTACTAGATTTGATATGGTACATGGAACACAACGTATTTTTAGGAAATTATTAGATTGTATGGCAAAACCAGGGGAAATTGAGAGTATATCTGAAGAGATTGCTCCAATTGAAGCAATGGAGGGATTTCCTTGTTCACTACAAGGAATTGCTTTTACGTTAATAGATCGAGAAGTACAATTTCATGTTCTAGCAAACCATTCTGAAACAATCAAACGAGCATTGGAATGGAAAACGTATAGTAAATTTAGTTCGATTCTTTCTGCCGATTATATTTTTATTAGTCATCCAGAAAATGTGAAAAATATTGCTGGATTTATGCAGCAGATAAAAAAAGGGACTCTTTCAGACCCTCATGATAGTGCAACAGTTGTTCTCTGTGTTGAAGGAATATCAAACACTAACATACATTCTTCCTCATTAAAACTTACTATGAGTGGGCCAGGGATAGCTTCCAATAAAACGGTATATATCAGAGGTTTAAGCGCCAAATGGATTGAAGAGCGAAATATTGCAACAGGTGAGTTCCCCTTAGGGATTGATCTCATCCTAACAACCAATGAAGGTGACATCATGGCAGTACCTAGAACTACATTACTAGAGAGTGAGGAATTGTAG
- the hmpA gene encoding NO-inducible flavohemoprotein — MLSENTIKIVKSTAPVLAERGVEITSYFYKTMFEAHPELLNIFNHANQKQGRQQTALANTVYAAATYIDQLEVLLPAVKQIAHKHRSLNVKKEHYPIVGEFLLKAIKDVLGDAATPEVLQAWGEAYQVIAQVFIDIENEMYEEANTNKWEGFKAFKVMKKVDESSLITSFYLQATDGSDVPAFQPGQYVTVRLTVSGEEYLLNRQYSLSDAPGKNYLRISVKREGAEPSTLGKVSNYLHDHVNEGEEIELTAPAGDFVLNEVTESPLYLISGGVGITPMMSMLKRVADKQADRVVTFIHAAKNSEVQAFHQEITETINLLPNARKYNVYENPTASDREKKTFDLEGYVDYQKLQEIVKDKEADFYVCGPVPFMKNVIDGLETLGVKAENIHFEFFGPSINLKEYQQA, encoded by the coding sequence ATGTTATCTGAAAACACGATTAAAATAGTAAAGTCAACCGCACCAGTTTTAGCTGAAAGAGGAGTCGAAATTACCTCATATTTTTACAAAACAATGTTTGAGGCACATCCAGAATTATTGAATATTTTTAATCATGCGAATCAGAAGCAAGGACGTCAGCAAACAGCTTTAGCAAACACTGTATACGCAGCTGCAACGTATATTGATCAACTTGAAGTCCTGTTACCTGCTGTTAAACAAATTGCCCATAAGCACCGAAGTCTAAATGTTAAGAAAGAGCATTACCCAATTGTTGGTGAATTTTTACTGAAGGCGATTAAGGATGTACTAGGTGATGCGGCAACTCCAGAAGTTCTTCAAGCATGGGGAGAGGCATATCAAGTAATTGCTCAAGTATTTATTGATATCGAAAATGAAATGTATGAGGAAGCTAATACAAATAAATGGGAAGGATTCAAAGCTTTTAAAGTCATGAAAAAAGTTGATGAGAGCTCATTGATCACCTCATTTTATCTACAGGCTACAGATGGATCAGATGTGCCTGCCTTCCAACCAGGTCAATATGTAACCGTTCGTCTTACAGTATCAGGTGAAGAGTATTTACTAAATCGTCAATATAGTTTATCAGATGCACCTGGAAAGAATTACTTAAGAATTTCAGTGAAAAGAGAAGGGGCTGAACCTTCAACACTAGGTAAGGTATCAAATTATCTGCATGATCATGTAAATGAAGGCGAAGAAATTGAGTTAACTGCTCCTGCAGGAGATTTTGTGCTTAATGAAGTGACTGAATCCCCTCTTTACCTTATAAGTGGTGGTGTAGGAATCACTCCGATGATGAGTATGTTAAAAAGAGTAGCCGATAAGCAAGCAGATCGAGTTGTAACATTTATTCATGCAGCGAAAAATAGTGAAGTTCAAGCCTTTCATCAGGAAATAACTGAGACAATTAACCTATTACCAAATGCAAGAAAATATAATGTATATGAAAATCCAACAGCGTCTGATAGAGAGAAAAAGACATTTGACTTAGAAGGCTATGTTGATTACCAAAAGCTTCAAGAAATCGTAAAAGATAAAGAAGCAGACTTTTATGTATGCGGACCTGTTCCGTTTATGAAAAACGTAATTGATGGTCTTGAAACTCTAGGTGTGAAAGCAGAAAATATTCACTTTGAATTCTTTGGACCTTCTATTAATCTAAAAGAGTATCAACAAGCATAA
- a CDS encoding DUF2243 domain-containing protein, with the protein MRTKIKTRFIHIGSFVLGFGFLGALDGIIFHQLLQWHSVIMATDRPGQIISDGIFHFAVTITLVLGGILLWLAGNPTNLSKGIRLLVGGILIGGGTFNIVEGIINHHILQIHRVKPGDPNALAYDLGFLAVGLLLLIIGIIIKRSGRPQLTSINA; encoded by the coding sequence GTGAGGACAAAAATAAAAACAAGATTCATTCACATTGGTAGTTTTGTATTAGGATTTGGTTTTTTAGGTGCTTTGGATGGGATTATTTTCCACCAATTATTACAATGGCATAGTGTAATTATGGCAACGGATCGACCAGGACAAATTATCAGTGATGGGATATTTCATTTCGCTGTCACTATTACATTAGTTCTTGGTGGAATTCTATTGTGGTTAGCTGGAAATCCAACTAATCTTTCAAAAGGTATTAGATTGTTAGTAGGCGGTATTTTAATTGGCGGTGGTACATTCAATATAGTGGAAGGTATTATTAACCACCATATTCTTCAAATCCATCGTGTGAAACCAGGTGACCCGAATGCTTTAGCCTATGATCTTGGGTTCCTAGCAGTTGGATTACTTTTACTTATCATTGGTATTATCATTAAGCGAAGTGGAAGACCACAACTAACATCAATTAATGCATAG
- a CDS encoding GntR family transcriptional regulator has product MTMKLNEDMPCHLEISEYLIRNIQSGIFRENEKIPSENELCLKFNVNRHVIRQALTRLTNLGWITPFQGKGCYVNSLQKPIQYVLSSNTRFSDNMENLGVVHQSKLLSWEKGLPSRVEMKNLLLSEKQAVYRLEILRFIEGQPLSVTTTVMPEEEVPQLEIYLQEFKSLYQIMLDHYQLRPVRSRSIFQASLPLLRDAKVLEIPENIPIIQIESLMNHPTGNSIEYSIARIRGDMHKCLVEF; this is encoded by the coding sequence ATGACAATGAAATTAAATGAGGACATGCCCTGTCATTTGGAAATTTCTGAGTACTTAATCCGAAATATCCAATCAGGTATCTTTCGAGAAAATGAGAAAATCCCTTCGGAAAATGAACTTTGCCTGAAATTTAATGTGAATCGTCATGTAATTAGACAAGCACTGACAAGGTTAACGAATTTAGGCTGGATTACTCCTTTTCAAGGTAAGGGCTGTTATGTAAATAGTCTTCAAAAGCCTATTCAATATGTCTTGTCATCAAACACCCGCTTTTCTGATAATATGGAAAATTTAGGTGTTGTGCATCAGAGTAAATTATTGAGTTGGGAAAAGGGATTGCCAAGTCGAGTTGAAATGAAAAATTTATTATTATCTGAAAAACAAGCTGTCTATCGATTGGAAATTCTCAGATTTATAGAGGGTCAACCCCTTTCTGTTACAACAACTGTCATGCCTGAAGAAGAAGTTCCACAACTTGAAATTTACTTACAAGAATTCAAATCACTCTATCAAATTATGTTAGATCATTATCAGTTACGTCCAGTTCGTTCAAGGTCAATATTTCAAGCTTCTTTACCGTTACTTAGAGATGCAAAAGTCCTTGAGATTCCAGAAAATATTCCAATAATTCAAATTGAAAGCTTAATGAATCATCCTACTGGTAATTCGATAGAGTACAGTATTGCAAGAATAAGAGGCGATATGCATAAGTGTCTCGTTGAATTTTGA